The Pangasianodon hypophthalmus isolate fPanHyp1 chromosome 2, fPanHyp1.pri, whole genome shotgun sequence genome window below encodes:
- the gnb1b gene encoding guanine nucleotide binding protein (G protein), beta polypeptide 1b, producing the protein MSELDQLRQEAEQLKNQIRDARKACADATLSQITANIDPVGRIQMRTRRTLRGHLAKIYAMHWGSDSRLLVSASQDGKLIIWDSYTTNKVHAIPLRSSWVMTCAYAPSGNYVACGGLDNICSIYSLKTREGNVRVSRELAGHTGYLSCCRFLDDNQIVTSSGDTTCALWDIETGQQTTTFAGHTGDVMSLSLAPDSRTFVSGACDASAKLWDVREGMCRQTFTGHESDINAICFFPNGNAFATGSDDATCRLFDLRADQELMVYSHDNIICGITSVAFSKSGRLLLAGYDDFNCNVWDSLKADRAGVLAGHDNRVSCLGVTDDGMAVATGSWDSFLKIWN; encoded by the exons atgagtgAACTGGATCAGTTACGCCAGGAGGCTGAGCAGCTGAAAAACCAGATCAGA gatGCGAGGAAAGCCTGCGCAGATGCCACACTATCACAG ATAACAGCCAACATCGACCCTGTGGGGAGAATCCAGATGCGCACAAGGCGAACACTGAGGGGACATCTGGCTAAGATCTATGCTATGCACTGGGGCTCTGACTCCAG GCTGCTGGTCAGTGCATCCCAGGATGGTAAACTCATTATTTGGGACAGTTATACTACAAACAAG GTCCATGCTATCCCACTGCGCTCATCCTGGGTGATGACATGTGCCTACGCTCCCTCAGGAAACTACGTGGCCTGCGGAGGCCTAGATAACATTTGCTCCATCTACAGTTTGAAGACCCGCGAAGGCAATGTGCGCGTCAGCCGTGAGCTGGCTGGACACACAG GATACCTGTCCTGCTGCCGCTTTCTTGATGACAACCAGATTGTCACAAGTTCTGGTGACACCACCTG TGCTCTCTGGGATATAGAGACCGGTCAGCAGACAACCACTTTCGCAGGACACACTGGAGATGTGATGAGCCTGTCTCTGGCTCCGGATTCGAGAACCTTTGTGTCTGGAGCTTGCGATGCCTCGGCTAAGCTGTGGGACGTGCGCGAAGGCATGTGCAGACAGACCTTTACTGGCCACGAGTCTGACATTAACGCCATTTGT TTCTTCCCTAATGGCAACGCGTTTGCCACCGGCTCAGATGATGCCACTTGCCGGCTATTTGACCTGCGTGCAGATCAGGAGCTGATGGTCTACTCACACGACAACATCATTTGTGGCATCACCTCAGTGGCTTTCTCCAAGAGCGGCCGCCTGCTGCTCGCTGGCTATGATGACTTCAACTGCAATGTTTGGGACAGCCTGAAGGCCGACCGTGCAG GTGTGTTGGCTGGCCATGACAACCGTGTGAGCTGTCTGGGTGTGACTGATGATGGCATGGCTGTGGCTACAGGGTCCTGGGACAGCTTCCTCAAGATCTGGAACTGA
- the LOC113535004 gene encoding calglandulin: MGQFNITVPTSFKTPSLVQQTQKLPVFDPNKMASKLTPEQITEYKGVFEMFDEEGNGDVKTQELERLMSLMGINPTKRELSQMAKDVDKDGKGTFNCDRFLGLMALYHERAKNQDAELRAAFKVFDKEAKGYIDWNTLKYVLMNAGEPLNEEEAEQMMKEADKDGDGTIDYEEFVAMMTGDSFKMT, translated from the exons ATGGGACAATTTAATATAACAGTGCCTACCAGTTTTAAGACTCCATCACTAGTCCAGCAAACACAGAAGCTACCAGTCTTCGATCCAAACAAAATG GCAAGCAAACTGACTCCAGAGCAGATCACAGAGTATAAAGGCGTTTTTGAAATGTTCGACGAGGAGGGGAATGGGGATGTGAAGACACAAGAGCTGGAGAGGCTGATGAGTTTGATGGGAATCAACCCGACAAAGAGGGAACTGAGTCAAATGGCCAAAGATGTGGATAAAGACG GCAAAGGCACCTTTAACTGTGACAGGTTTCTGGGTCTTATGGCTCTTTACCACGAGAGAGCTAAAAACCAAGACGCTGAGCTTCGAGCTGCCTTTAAAGTGTTTGATAAGGAGGCTAAGGGCTACATTGACTGGAATACACTCAA GTATGTGTTGATGAATGCCGGTGAACCTCTCAATGAAGAAGAGGCAGAACAGATGATGAAGGAGGCTGACAAAGATGGAGATGGAACAATTGATTACGAAG AATTTGTTGCCATGATGACTGGAGACTCTTTCAAGATGACCTGA